The sequence below is a genomic window from Luteitalea sp..
CCACGCCTCGGCGGCATCGTGATCGACGCGCGCGTGATGGCGTTCTGCCTCGGCTTGTCGCTGGTCTCGACGCTGCTCGTCGGCCTCGTGCCGGCGCTGCGCGTCGGCGGGGCCACGTTTGGCGAAGGCCTCGCGCTGAACGCCGGCGCAACGCGCACGACGGGCGACCGTCAGGGCGAGCGGCTGCGCACGCTGCTGGTCGCCGCGCAGATCGCGATGACGCTCGTCCTCCTGATCGGCGCGGGCCTGCTGATTCACAGCTTCGTGCGTCTCACGTCGGTGTCGCCCGGCTTCGAATCGAGCGGTGGCGACGGTGTGGTGCAGACCGTCAGGGTGACGCTGCCCGAAGACCTCTACGACGGGCCCGACCGCATGCATGCCTTCGCGCGCGGCGTGCTCGATCGCATCCAGTACCTGCCGGGCGTGACGTCCGCGAGCGTGATCAACTCGGCGCCCTTCGGCATGATGTTCATCCAAGGCTCCTTCGAGATCGAGGGGCAGCCGAAGCCAACGCTGGCTGCCGGCACGCCAAAGATCGACGCGGGCTATTTCAAGACCATGGGAATTCCGCTCCTGGCGGGGCGCGAGTTCACGGCACGGGACACGGCGGACGCGCCGAACGTGGCGATCGTCAGCGAGCGCATCGTGCGCGAGTACTTTCCGGGTGGTGCGGGCGCGGCGCTCGGCCGGCGCGTGCGCGTGGGGATCATGAGCGCTGACGGCGAGTGGATGACGGTGGTGGGGGTGGTCGCGGACATCCGTCAGCAGGGACTCGATCAGGACGTGAAGCCCATGATCTACGCGCCGTTCCAGCAGGACCGCAGCGGTTTCATACGGTTCGTGTCGTTCGTCGCGCGCACGGCCACACCCGGCAGCGTGGTCGAAGGCATCCGCACGGAGATTCGCCGCGCCGCGCCCGATCTGCCCATTGCGAGCGCGGCGACGATGGACGAAGCAGTGGCGGCGTCGGTGGCAGCGCCGCGGTTCCGGACGTTGCTGCTGGTGCTGTTGGCGACGACCGCGACGCTGATCGCGACGTGCGGCATCTACGGATTGATGGCTTACGCGGTGGCGCAGCGCCGCCGCGAGATCGGCGTGCGCATGGCGCTCGGCGCCGATCGCCGCGACGTGCTCCGCCTCGTGCTCACGCGCGCGCTCCGCATCGTCGTCGTCGGGCTGGTCGTCGGCCTCGCCGGGGCCGCCGGCGTGACGCGCGTGCTGCAGAGGTTCCTGTTCGGGGTGACGCCGACCGATCCGATCGCGTTCACGATCGTCACGCTGCTGTTGTTGGCAGTGGGACTGATGGCGGCATGGCTGCCCGCGCGCCGCGCGACAAGGATCGACCCGTGCGCCGCGCTGCGCGCGGAATAGCCGTCAGCGAAAATGACCCATCAGTGATGGACGTGTGATTCGTCTTGCGGCACGTCGGGGTCGGCAACCCACGCCGCGATGCGTTCGCGCGTCCAGCTCAAAACGAAGACGTCCATCGCCCTCACCCGCCCGATGATTTACCATCCCGAAGTGCAGCACGGGATCGCTGAAATCACGATGGACCTCGAAACCATCGGACCGCATGTCGAGGCGATTGCCGCCGATTGGACGGAAGGCTGCGTCGGCCCCGACTGGTTCCTCCGGCTCGTCGCGATGAAGTACCGGACGGTCGAAGCCGCGTTCCGGATCGCGGATCGTGCGCTCGACCTCTCGGGCGGCTTCGGCATGTTCAAGAAGGGCGAGCTCGAACGTCTCTTTCGTGACGCTCGTGCCGGCAAGTTCCACCCCGCCAATCCGCTGCTGACGCACGAGAGCGTCGGCAAGATCTCGTTGGGCATCAATCCCGATGAACAACCGCGGTGGAGGTGATCAACGAGATCACACCCGATTGCGAAACTCACGCAGCTCACGATTGAACCGTTCCGGTGCTTCCCAGAAGGGCATGTGGCCAGTGTTGGGATACGTCGCCACGGTCGCCTGAGGCGCCAGTGTCTCGATATGCGTGCACATGCGCGGCGACACGATCTGGTCGGCTTCGCCGTAGACCAGAGACACCGGCTTGCATGTGCGGCGGACCACGGCGTCGTTATCGACATTTCGCGCGAACAGACCCTCGCGGACATAGGGTGGAACAATGGTGTTGTAGCCGAGGAAGAAATAGAGATCCTCCGGCGACGGTTCCTCATGAACGCACAGCCGCAGGAACCGCTGCAGCGTGGTGGCACTGTCGGTCGCATTGTCCGAGAAGAAGCCCGGCATGAGCGCCAGGAAATCCTCACCCAGAAAGCCCCCCTGCACGAGCGGCTCACCGAGGCGGGACACCGCACCCACCCACTGTGTTCCGGCGATCACCTCGTCACCGAAGGTGCCGAGGTAATCGGACATGATCACGCCGCCATACGACCAGCCGATCAGCACAGGCCTGTTCAGGCCGAGCGTCATGATCACGGCGTGGACATCCTGCGCCCAGAGTTCAGGATCGTTGTAGGCGCCGCGTGGCTTGGCCGACAAGCCGTGACCGCGGATATCCATCGCAACCAGACGGAACTCGCGCGCAAGATCGGAGCGCATCTGTTTGCTCCACGCGAGAAGGCACTGTGAGAACCCGTGGATGAAGAGCATCGACTTTCCGTCGGGATTTCCT
It includes:
- a CDS encoding FtsX-like permease family protein is translated as MGSVLRRLLFFFQRNQFDRDLEGELRSHEEMKAQALADADGMSGDEARAAARRRVGNPLRLREQSREPWVFATIEAFAQDVRHALRLMRRDPAFTFTALATIALGIGLNTAIFSVAYGVLWRPLPYPDPDRLVMISSAQQSETGVRTFSTWAPVSYEGLRPHVTALDHLAAYAPIDARLTGRGEPMQVPALDVSPNFFATLGVTPARGRAFLTGAAAPDDDGGAIVSDRLWRTSLRADPAIVGQSITVDGLPRTVVGVLPPAFSFRPVIRIGALPEVDIFLLNRWPGDTGTSAFLFLLGRMKSGMTQARAEAELTALVNDSSIAPAGALAMEGARASNVRTLAFTVGLQEYGTESVRTLLLILLGAVSFVLLIACVNVANLQMARLTARRGELSVRMALGAGRRRIVRQLLTEAVVLSVVGASLGVMLAQVAISFTLPLVPQSVLPRLGGIVIDARVMAFCLGLSLVSTLLVGLVPALRVGGATFGEGLALNAGATRTTGDRQGERLRTLLVAAQIAMTLVLLIGAGLLIHSFVRLTSVSPGFESSGGDGVVQTVRVTLPEDLYDGPDRMHAFARGVLDRIQYLPGVTSASVINSAPFGMMFIQGSFEIEGQPKPTLAAGTPKIDAGYFKTMGIPLLAGREFTARDTADAPNVAIVSERIVREYFPGGAGAALGRRVRVGIMSADGEWMTVVGVVADIRQQGLDQDVKPMIYAPFQQDRSGFIRFVSFVARTATPGSVVEGIRTEIRRAAPDLPIASAATMDEAVAASVAAPRFRTLLLVLLATTATLIATCGIYGLMAYAVAQRRREIGVRMALGADRRDVLRLVLTRALRIVVVGLVVGLAGAAGVTRVLQRFLFGVTPTDPIAFTIVTLLLLAVGLMAAWLPARRATRIDPCAALRAE
- a CDS encoding alpha/beta fold hydrolase; the encoded protein is MKTHSIAGGGGLTLHVEETGNPDGKSMLFIHGFSQCLLAWSKQMRSDLAREFRLVAMDIRGHGLSAKPRGAYNDPELWAQDVHAVIMTLGLNRPVLIGWSYGGVIMSDYLGTFGDEVIAGTQWVGAVSRLGEPLVQGGFLGEDFLALMPGFFSDNATDSATTLQRFLRLCVHEEPSPEDLYFFLGYNTIVPPYVREGLFARNVDNDAVVRRTCKPVSLVYGEADQIVSPRMCTHIETLAPQATVATYPNTGHMPFWEAPERFNRELREFRNRV